A single window of Osmia bicornis bicornis chromosome 14, iOsmBic2.1, whole genome shotgun sequence DNA harbors:
- the LOC114872732 gene encoding lysozyme-like has protein sequence MKGKTKSCLMLSLLTVLAINQLEAKILTECEAVQELERAKIPRSLISNWVCLMQSESKLDTSLITGPKTASSYNFGVFQISSLKWCSRGHTGGICNKRCEDFANDDIQDDITCALKIQQTDGFKAWDGWMKKCKNKPLPNIGKCLKL, from the coding sequence ATGAAGGGAAAGACGAAATCCTGCTTGATGCTGTCATTGTTGACAGTGTTGGCTATTAATCAACTAGAAGCGAAGATTCTGACAGAGTGCGAAGCTGTGCAGGAGCTGGAACGGGCAAAGATTCCTAGGAGCCTGATCAGTAATTGGGTCTGTCTGATGCAAAGCGAGAGCAAATTAGATACGAGTCTAATCACCGGCCCGAAGACAGCATCCAGCTACAATTTCGGAGTTTTCCAAATCAGCAGCCTGAAATGGTGCTCCAGAGGACACACCGGAGGTATCTGTAACAAACGCTGCGAGGATTTCGCGAACGATGACATCCAGGATGACATTACTTGCGCCCTGAAGATCCAGCAGACGGACGGATTCAAGGCTTGGGATGGTTGGATGAAGAAGTGTAAGAACAAACCGTTACCGAACATCGGAAAATGTCTGAAGCTGTAA